One Weissella coleopterorum DNA segment encodes these proteins:
- the trxA gene encoding thioredoxin — translation MTVEAINDQDFVQKTSQGVTLVDMWATWCGPCKMQSPVIEAVSKQHPEVYFAKMDVDENPKTSEELGIQAIPTLLIKKDGEIVERLVGYHPIKQVNEVLAKYI, via the coding sequence ATGACTGTCGAAGCAATTAATGATCAAGATTTTGTGCAAAAAACTAGCCAAGGTGTAACTTTAGTTGATATGTGGGCAACTTGGTGTGGGCCTTGTAAAATGCAAAGTCCAGTGATCGAAGCTGTTTCAAAACAACATCCGGAGGTGTATTTTGCCAAAATGGATGTTGATGAAAACCCCAAGACATCTGAAGAACTTGGAATTCAAGCAATTCCAACCTTGTTAATTAAAAAAGATGGTGAAATTGTGGAGCGATTAGTTGGGTATCACCCAATTAAACAAGTGAACGAAGTTTTGGCTAAATATATTTAG